CATTTATTTTTTTAAATAATAATTAAATCTTTAGGGGATTTACTTATTATTTCACAACCATCTTCTGTAACAAGAATTAAATCCTCTATTCTTACACCAAAGGAATTTTCTATATATATGCCTGGTTCATCTGTTACTATCATTCCAGGATTTAATATCTTATTTCCTTTTGGACTTAATCTTGGTTCTTCATGAATATCTCTTCCAACACCATGACCAAGACCATGACCAAAATATCTTCCATATCCCATTTTAGTTATATAATTTCTTGCACATTTATCTACATCTGAAGCTACTACACCAGGCTTTATTTTTTCTATAGCCATTTTTTGTGCAGTTAAAACTACATCGTATACCTTTTTCATTTCTTCTGAAATACTTCCAACTGCTATTGTTCTAGTCATATCTGAACAATACCCATTGTAAATACATCCAAAATCAAAAGTTATAAAATCTCCTTCTTCGATAACCTTAGCACTAGCTCTTCCATGTGGCAACGAAGATCTTTTTCCTGATGCTACTATGGTGTCAAAAGATAAATCACTAGCACCCATTTTCTTCATAAGATATTCTAATTCTAAAGATAAATCCTTCTCTGTAATATTAGGCTTAACTACTTCTAATATCTTTTCAAAGGCTTTATCAGCAATACTTGCTGCTTTTTTAATGCATTTAACCTCAAATTCATCTTTTACAATTCTTAATTCCTCTACCATTCCA
This window of the Clostridium cochlearium genome carries:
- a CDS encoding M24 family metallopeptidase, producing the protein MYLNRLKELRKKMQDNSMDGVLLVGDSNRNYITGFTGEESFALITGEKAIFITDSRYVSQAKAEVKHFEIMEYRIGIHEFVANLAEKLCVKTLGFEENIITYGDYKKYSEKFKGELKPLNGMVEELRIVKDEFEVKCIKKAASIADKAFEKILEVVKPNITEKDLSLELEYLMKKMGASDLSFDTIVASGKRSSLPHGRASAKVIEEGDFITFDFGCIYNGYCSDMTRTIAVGSISEEMKKVYDVVLTAQKMAIEKIKPGVVASDVDKCARNYITKMGYGRYFGHGLGHGVGRDIHEEPRLSPKGNKILNPGMIVTDEPGIYIENSFGVRIEDLILVTEDGCEIISKSPKDLIII